One genomic segment of Pseudomonas chlororaphis subsp. aurantiaca includes these proteins:
- a CDS encoding DUF6124 family protein — MSTTSKDAPELETDVGFNALKDSEAARRAMDYYLKPAIAEAAIDEKFFEVRHSISSEEAMIHASDLLRCAAASAYEAADHLRGTRRDLAFSVVHMIDMAKALVDRSLDSQRQE, encoded by the coding sequence ATGAGCACAACCAGCAAAGATGCACCGGAACTGGAAACCGATGTCGGCTTCAACGCCCTCAAGGACAGCGAGGCCGCCCGCCGGGCCATGGACTACTACTTGAAACCGGCTATTGCAGAAGCGGCGATCGACGAGAAGTTCTTCGAGGTCAGACACAGCATCAGCAGCGAGGAAGCAATGATCCACGCTTCCGACCTGCTGCGCTGCGCCGCGGCCAGCGCCTACGAGGCCGCCGACCACCTGCGGGGAACCCGACGGGACCTGGCGTTTTCCGTGGTGCACATGATCGATATGGCCAAGGCGCTGGTGGATCGCTCGCTGGACAGCCAGCGCCAGGAATGA
- a CDS encoding M14 family metallopeptidase, producing the protein MTVAQSSFQISANFDSGNIEVLDASNPSQVLLAIKPDTRSAHFQWFHFKASGLHVGQEHWFRLSNASKSSYNKAWTGYQAVASYDHVNWFRVPTIFEGDTLRFCLEATQTHAWFAYFEPYSRGRHDWLIEQALTKAGAELLATGKSVEGRDIQLLRKGSGGEGRRKVWIIAQQHPGEHMAEWFMEGVIERLQHRDDAELNRLLASADLYLVPNMNPDGAFHGHLRTNAMGQDLNRAWQSASQELSPEVLFVQQQMEQYGVDLFLDVHGDEEIPHVFTAGCEGNPGYTPRLAKLEEHFRSHLKHKTRDFQTTHGYTRDKPGEANMTLACNSVGEKFDCLSLTLEMPFKDHDDNPNPLTGWSGKRSMQLGKDVLSTVADMVGILR; encoded by the coding sequence ATGACCGTGGCTCAAAGCTCGTTTCAAATCTCTGCCAATTTCGACAGCGGCAATATCGAAGTACTGGATGCCAGCAATCCCTCGCAAGTCCTGCTGGCCATCAAGCCCGACACTCGCAGCGCGCATTTCCAGTGGTTCCACTTCAAGGCCAGCGGCCTGCATGTCGGCCAGGAACACTGGTTCCGCCTGAGCAACGCCAGCAAATCCTCGTACAACAAGGCCTGGACCGGCTATCAGGCGGTGGCGTCCTACGACCACGTCAACTGGTTCCGCGTCCCGACGATTTTTGAAGGCGATACCCTGCGCTTCTGCCTGGAAGCCACCCAGACCCACGCCTGGTTCGCCTATTTCGAACCCTACAGCCGCGGCCGGCATGACTGGCTGATCGAGCAGGCGCTGACCAAGGCCGGCGCCGAACTGCTGGCCACCGGCAAAAGCGTCGAGGGTCGCGATATCCAGTTGCTGCGCAAAGGCAGCGGCGGCGAAGGCCGGCGCAAGGTCTGGATCATCGCCCAGCAGCACCCTGGCGAGCACATGGCCGAATGGTTCATGGAGGGGGTGATCGAACGCCTGCAGCACCGTGACGATGCCGAGCTGAACAGGCTGCTGGCCAGCGCCGATCTGTACCTGGTGCCGAACATGAACCCCGACGGCGCCTTCCACGGCCACTTGCGTACCAACGCCATGGGCCAGGACCTGAACCGCGCCTGGCAGAGCGCCAGCCAGGAGCTCAGCCCGGAAGTGCTGTTCGTCCAGCAACAGATGGAGCAGTACGGCGTCGACCTGTTCCTCGACGTGCACGGCGACGAAGAAATCCCCCATGTGTTCACCGCCGGCTGCGAAGGCAACCCGGGCTATACGCCACGCCTGGCCAAGCTCGAGGAGCATTTCCGCAGCCACCTGAAACACAAGACCCGGGACTTCCAGACCACCCACGGCTACACCAGGGACAAGCCTGGCGAAGCCAACATGACCCTGGCCTGCAACAGCGTCGGCGAGAAGTTCGACTGCCTGTCGCTGACCCTGGAAATGCCGTTCAAGGACCACGACGACAATCCCAACCCGCTCACCGGCTGGTCGGGAAAACGCTCGATGCAACTGGGCAAGGACGTTCTCAGCACCGTGGCCGACATGGTCGGCATCCTGCGCTGA